Proteins from one Microbacterium sp. Root553 genomic window:
- a CDS encoding superoxide dismutase, translating into MATYTLPDLPYDFAALEPHISGKIMELHHDKHHATYVAGANTALEGLAEARESGNLANVNKLEKDLAFNLGGHVNHSIFWTNLSPNGGGEPEGELKAAIDEFFGSFEKFQAHFTANALGIQGSGWSVLSWDSIGQRLIIQQLFDQQSNTAQGTVPLFQLDMWEHAFYLDYLNVKADYVKAAWNIANWENVAQRLEVAREKTNGLLVLS; encoded by the coding sequence ATGGCGACATACACGCTCCCCGACCTTCCCTACGACTTCGCAGCCCTCGAGCCGCACATCAGCGGCAAGATCATGGAGCTGCACCATGACAAGCACCACGCGACCTACGTCGCCGGCGCGAACACGGCACTCGAGGGTCTCGCCGAGGCGCGCGAGAGCGGAAACCTCGCGAACGTGAACAAGCTCGAGAAGGACCTCGCGTTCAACCTCGGCGGTCACGTCAACCACTCCATCTTCTGGACGAACCTCTCCCCGAACGGCGGCGGCGAGCCCGAGGGCGAGCTGAAGGCGGCGATCGACGAGTTCTTCGGCTCCTTCGAGAAGTTCCAGGCGCACTTCACCGCCAACGCGCTCGGCATCCAGGGCTCGGGCTGGTCGGTGCTCAGCTGGGACTCGATCGGTCAGCGACTGATCATCCAGCAGCTGTTCGACCAGCAGTCGAACACCGCGCAGGGCACGGTGCCGCTGTTCCAGCTCGACATGTGGGAGCACGCCTTCTACCTCGACTACCTGAACGTCAAGGCCGACTACGTCAAGGCCGCGTGGAACATCGCGAACTGGGAGAACGTCGCTCAGCGCCTCGAGGTGGCCCGCGAGAAGACGAACGGCCTGCTGGTACTGTCGTAA
- the gap gene encoding type I glyceraldehyde-3-phosphate dehydrogenase, whose protein sequence is MSVKIGINGFGRIGRNYFRAALAQGADIEIVAVNDLTDNKTLAHLLKYDSVGGVLDADISFDDESITVNGKAIKAFAERDPANLPWGELGVDIVIESTGFFTKADLAKKHIEAGAKKVLISAPGTGVDGTFVMGVNEDTYNPETHHIISNASCTTNCLAPLAQVFNDAFGIDRGFMMTAHAYTADQNLQDGPHSDLRRARAAAINITPASTGAAKAIGEVLPELQGKLSGSSYRVPVPTGSIVDLTLITDRENLTVDEVNEAYKKAAADGRLAGFLQYNEDQIVSSDIVHNPHSSIFDSTLTNVSGNLVKVSSWYDNEWGYSNRLVDLTEYVAERL, encoded by the coding sequence GTGTCTGTCAAGATCGGTATCAACGGCTTCGGCCGTATCGGGCGCAACTACTTCCGCGCGGCTCTCGCGCAGGGAGCGGACATCGAGATCGTCGCGGTCAACGACCTCACCGATAACAAGACCCTTGCCCACCTTCTGAAGTACGACTCCGTCGGTGGCGTCCTCGATGCTGACATCAGCTTCGACGACGAGAGCATCACGGTCAACGGCAAGGCCATCAAGGCGTTCGCGGAGCGCGACCCCGCCAACCTCCCCTGGGGTGAGCTGGGCGTCGACATCGTCATCGAGTCGACCGGCTTCTTCACCAAGGCGGACCTGGCCAAGAAGCACATCGAGGCCGGCGCGAAGAAGGTCCTCATCTCGGCTCCGGGCACCGGCGTCGACGGCACGTTCGTCATGGGCGTGAACGAGGACACGTACAACCCGGAGACGCATCACATCATCTCCAACGCGTCGTGCACCACCAACTGCCTCGCCCCGCTGGCGCAGGTCTTCAACGACGCGTTCGGCATCGACCGCGGCTTCATGATGACCGCTCACGCCTACACGGCCGACCAGAACCTCCAGGACGGCCCGCACAGCGACCTGCGTCGCGCACGTGCCGCAGCGATCAACATCACCCCGGCCTCGACCGGCGCGGCGAAGGCCATCGGCGAGGTCCTTCCCGAGCTGCAGGGCAAGCTCAGCGGCTCGTCGTACCGCGTTCCGGTTCCCACCGGTTCGATCGTCGACCTGACGCTGATCACCGACCGCGAGAACCTCACGGTCGACGAGGTCAACGAGGCGTACAAGAAGGCTGCGGCCGACGGCCGTCTCGCCGGCTTCCTGCAGTACAACGAAGACCAGATCGTCTCGAGCGACATCGTGCACAACCCGCACTCGTCGATCTTCGACTCGACGCTGACCAACGTCAGCGGCAACCTGGTCAAGGTCTCCAGCTGGTACGACAACGAGTGGGGCTACTCCAACCGTCTCGTCGACCTGACCGAGTACGTGGCAGAGCGTCTCTGA
- the tig gene encoding trigger factor, with the protein MANSTVEKLTPTRVKLSITVTPDDLKPSIAHAYEHIAQDVQIPGFRKGKVPAPIIDQRIGRGAVIEHAVNEGLDKFFREATVEHKLRVVGRPAADITQWPNEKDFSGDLLVDIEVDVRPEIEIPAYDGITLTVDAIEADEAAIDAEVENLRARFGTLVPVDRPAAKGDFVELDLVATIDGAEIDRAEGVSYEVGSGELLEGIDDAIESLTAGEDTTFRSALVGGDHAGSEAEVSVSVKAVKERELPEADDDFAQIASEFDTIAELRASLVERVSQQGVFTQGSAARDKLVETLLEQIDIPVPPKLIEDEVHNHLEGESRLDDDVHRAEVTEASEKQFRTQVLLDTIAEQADVQVSQEELSQYLIQSASQYGMAPQEFVEALQSSNQLPALVGEVARNKALAIALGKVKVVDTNGKPVDLSDFVVTDDEAADESEAAAEEKPAKKAAAKKAPAKKADDAEAAEKPAAKKPAAKKAPAKKADDAEAAEKPAAKKPAAKKAPAKKAADKAE; encoded by the coding sequence ATGGCGAACAGCACCGTCGAGAAGCTGACCCCGACCCGGGTCAAGCTCAGCATCACGGTCACCCCCGACGACCTCAAGCCCAGCATCGCGCACGCCTACGAGCACATCGCTCAGGACGTCCAGATCCCCGGCTTCCGCAAGGGCAAGGTCCCGGCTCCGATCATCGACCAGCGCATCGGGCGCGGCGCGGTCATCGAGCACGCGGTCAACGAGGGCCTCGACAAGTTCTTCCGCGAGGCGACCGTCGAGCACAAGCTCCGTGTCGTCGGCCGTCCGGCCGCCGACATCACGCAGTGGCCGAACGAGAAGGACTTCTCGGGCGACCTGCTCGTGGACATCGAGGTCGACGTCCGTCCGGAGATCGAGATCCCCGCGTACGACGGCATCACCCTGACCGTCGACGCGATCGAGGCCGATGAGGCCGCGATCGATGCAGAGGTCGAGAACCTCCGTGCCCGCTTCGGCACGCTCGTTCCCGTCGACCGCCCGGCAGCCAAGGGCGACTTCGTCGAGCTCGACCTCGTCGCCACCATCGACGGCGCCGAGATCGACCGCGCCGAGGGTGTGTCCTACGAGGTCGGCTCGGGCGAGCTGCTCGAGGGCATCGACGACGCGATCGAGTCGCTCACCGCCGGTGAGGACACGACTTTCCGTTCGGCACTCGTCGGCGGCGACCACGCCGGTTCCGAGGCCGAGGTCTCGGTGTCGGTCAAGGCCGTCAAGGAGCGCGAGCTCCCCGAGGCCGACGACGACTTCGCGCAGATCGCCAGCGAGTTCGACACGATCGCCGAGCTCCGTGCGAGCCTCGTCGAGCGCGTGTCGCAGCAGGGCGTCTTCACCCAGGGCTCCGCGGCGCGCGACAAGCTCGTCGAGACGCTGCTCGAGCAGATCGACATCCCGGTGCCGCCGAAGCTCATCGAGGACGAGGTGCACAACCACCTCGAGGGCGAGAGCCGTCTCGACGACGACGTGCACCGCGCCGAGGTGACCGAGGCCAGCGAGAAGCAGTTCCGCACGCAGGTGCTCCTCGACACGATCGCCGAGCAGGCCGACGTGCAGGTCTCGCAGGAGGAGCTCTCGCAGTACCTCATCCAGTCCGCGTCGCAGTACGGCATGGCTCCGCAGGAGTTCGTCGAGGCGCTGCAGTCGTCGAACCAGCTCCCGGCGCTCGTCGGCGAGGTCGCCCGTAACAAGGCTCTCGCGATCGCGCTCGGCAAGGTCAAGGTCGTCGACACCAACGGCAAGCCCGTTGACCTGTCCGACTTCGTCGTGACCGACGACGAGGCAGCGGACGAGTCCGAGGCTGCGGCTGAGGAGAAGCCCGCCAAGAAGGCTGCTGCGAAGAAGGCCCCTGCGAAGAAGGCTGACGACGCCGAGGCGGCTGAGAAGCCCGCTGCGAAGAAGCCTGCTGCGAAGAAGGCCCCTGCGAAGAAGGCCGACGACGCCGAGGCGGCTGAGAAGCCCGCCGCGAAGAAGCCCGCCGCCAAAAAGGCTCCGGCCAAGAAGGCTGCCGACAAGGCTGAGTGA
- the deoC gene encoding deoxyribose-phosphate aldolase: MTTQELSRRAAVDVLGGEPDDATLRRFLHGLPGVDAVGLEQRAAGLGTRSIKTTSKAWALDTIIKLIDLTTLEGSDTPGKVRSLVAKAKNPDAADPSTPRVAAVCVYGDMVGDAVAALGDLHGDPDDGLISVAAVATAFPSGRSSLAIKLADTAEAVAAGADEIDMVIDRGAFLSGRYGLVYDQIAQVKEACRRADGSYASLKVILETGELNTYDNIKRASWLGILAGGDFIKTSTGKVQPAATLPTTLLMLETVRDWHRGTGERIGVKPAGGIRASKDAVKYLVTVAETVGEEWLQPHLFRFGASSLLNDVLLQRQKLTTGHYSGPDYVTID, encoded by the coding sequence GTGACGACCCAAGAACTCAGCCGCAGAGCGGCGGTGGACGTCCTCGGCGGTGAGCCGGACGACGCCACGCTCCGCAGATTCCTGCACGGCCTCCCCGGCGTCGACGCCGTGGGACTCGAGCAGCGCGCCGCGGGCCTCGGAACGCGGTCCATCAAGACCACCTCCAAGGCGTGGGCGCTGGACACGATCATCAAGCTGATCGACCTCACGACCCTCGAGGGCTCGGACACGCCGGGCAAGGTGCGCTCGCTGGTCGCCAAGGCGAAGAACCCGGATGCCGCGGATCCGTCGACCCCCAGGGTCGCCGCCGTGTGCGTGTACGGCGACATGGTGGGCGACGCCGTCGCAGCTCTCGGCGACCTGCATGGCGACCCCGACGACGGGCTGATCTCGGTGGCCGCCGTGGCCACGGCGTTCCCGAGCGGACGGTCGTCGCTGGCGATCAAGCTGGCGGACACCGCCGAGGCCGTGGCCGCCGGGGCGGACGAGATCGACATGGTGATCGACCGGGGTGCGTTCCTGTCGGGCCGCTACGGTCTCGTCTACGACCAGATCGCACAGGTCAAGGAGGCGTGCCGCCGGGCCGACGGCTCCTACGCCTCACTCAAGGTCATCCTCGAGACGGGCGAGCTCAACACGTACGACAACATCAAGCGGGCATCGTGGCTCGGCATCCTGGCCGGTGGGGACTTCATCAAGACGTCGACCGGCAAGGTGCAGCCCGCCGCCACTCTTCCCACCACGCTGCTCATGCTCGAGACCGTGCGCGACTGGCATCGCGGCACGGGGGAGCGCATCGGGGTCAAGCCCGCCGGCGGGATCCGTGCCTCGAAGGACGCGGTGAAGTATCTCGTCACCGTCGCCGAGACCGTGGGCGAGGAGTGGCTCCAGCCGCACCTGTTCCGCTTCGGCGCCTCCAGCCTTCTGAACGACGTACTGCTGCAGCGCCAGAAGCTCACCACCGGACACTACTCCGGCCCCGACTACGTCACGATCGACTAG
- a CDS encoding ATP-dependent Clp protease proteolytic subunit produces MYSPTFRSAGDLPSSRYVLPQFEERTAYGFKRQDPYNKLFEDRVIFLGVQVDDASADDVMAQLLVLESQDSERDITMYINSPGGSFTAMTAIYDTMQYVAPQIQTVVLGQAASAASVLLAGGHPGKRLALPNARVLMHQPAMGEAGHGQASDIEIQAAEILRMRTWLEETMARHTGKPVEQVNRDIDRDKILSAAEALDYGIVDQVLTSRKRA; encoded by the coding sequence ATGTACTCACCCACCTTCCGCTCTGCCGGCGACCTGCCTTCCAGCCGCTACGTGCTTCCTCAGTTCGAGGAGCGCACGGCCTACGGCTTCAAGCGTCAGGACCCCTACAACAAGCTGTTCGAAGACCGCGTGATCTTCCTCGGCGTGCAGGTCGACGACGCATCGGCCGACGACGTGATGGCCCAGCTGCTCGTTCTGGAGAGCCAGGACTCCGAGCGTGACATCACGATGTACATCAACTCGCCCGGTGGTTCGTTCACCGCGATGACCGCGATCTACGACACGATGCAGTACGTCGCGCCGCAGATCCAGACGGTCGTGCTCGGTCAGGCGGCGTCGGCCGCCTCCGTGCTGCTCGCGGGCGGTCACCCCGGCAAGCGTCTCGCACTGCCCAACGCCCGCGTGCTCATGCACCAGCCGGCGATGGGCGAGGCCGGGCACGGTCAGGCCTCCGACATCGAGATCCAGGCCGCGGAGATCCTCCGGATGCGCACCTGGCTCGAGGAGACCATGGCTCGCCACACCGGCAAGCCCGTCGAGCAGGTCAACCGCGACATCGATCGCGACAAGATCCTCTCGGCCGCCGAGGCGCTCGACTACGGCATCGTCGACCAGGTGCTCACCTCGCGCAAGCGCGCCTGA
- a CDS encoding RNA polymerase-binding protein RbpA produces MATGGNAIRGTRVGSGPMGEQDHGYHADRIRVSYWDGLGNETVRFFAAGLPEEEIPETIDHPQSGLPAGRDKANPPALAKPEPYKTHLAYVKERRTDEEAVQLLEDALTQLRERRGQ; encoded by the coding sequence ATGGCTACTGGCGGCAACGCGATCCGAGGGACCCGTGTCGGTTCCGGCCCGATGGGCGAGCAGGATCACGGGTATCACGCAGATCGCATCCGCGTGTCCTACTGGGACGGTCTCGGCAACGAGACCGTGCGGTTCTTCGCAGCGGGGCTTCCCGAAGAGGAGATCCCCGAGACGATCGACCACCCGCAGTCCGGTCTGCCGGCCGGTCGCGACAAGGCGAACCCGCCCGCGCTCGCGAAGCCGGAGCCCTACAAGACGCACCTCGCCTACGTGAAGGAGCGCCGTACCGACGAAGAGGCGGTCCAGCTTCTCGAGGACGCGCTCACGCAGCTGCGCGAGCGTCGGGGTCAGTGA
- the tpiA gene encoding triose-phosphate isomerase encodes MGVNSRTPLIAGNWKMNLDHLQAVAFVQKLHWTLKDAKHEDGSVEVAVFPPFTDIRSVQTLIDADKIPFALGAQDISAHDSGAYTGEVSGAFLAKLDTKYVIIGHSERREYHAESDEIVAAKTKAALKNGLSPVICVGETAEDLEKFGASAVPAGQLEVALRGLPKDADIVVAYEPVWAIGSGQAATPQQAQDVCAALRTVIATVLGDDAAARTRILYGGSVKAANIASFMREPDVDGALVGGASLVVDEFAAIIRFEKHVGV; translated from the coding sequence ATGGGTGTGAACAGCCGTACCCCGCTGATCGCGGGAAACTGGAAGATGAACCTCGACCACCTGCAGGCGGTCGCCTTCGTGCAGAAGCTGCACTGGACGCTCAAGGACGCCAAGCACGAGGACGGCTCGGTCGAGGTCGCGGTGTTCCCGCCCTTCACCGACATCCGCAGCGTGCAGACGCTGATCGACGCCGACAAGATCCCGTTCGCCCTCGGCGCGCAGGACATCTCGGCGCACGACTCCGGTGCCTACACCGGCGAGGTGTCCGGCGCATTCCTCGCGAAGCTCGACACGAAGTACGTGATCATCGGGCACTCGGAGCGCCGCGAGTATCACGCCGAGTCCGACGAGATCGTCGCCGCGAAGACGAAGGCCGCGCTGAAGAACGGACTCTCGCCCGTCATCTGCGTGGGCGAGACGGCGGAGGACCTGGAGAAGTTCGGCGCCAGCGCGGTGCCGGCCGGTCAGCTCGAGGTCGCACTGCGCGGGCTGCCCAAGGATGCGGACATCGTCGTGGCGTACGAGCCGGTCTGGGCCATCGGCTCGGGACAGGCGGCGACGCCGCAGCAGGCGCAGGACGTCTGCGCCGCGCTGCGCACCGTCATCGCCACGGTGCTGGGAGACGACGCTGCCGCGCGCACCCGCATCCTCTACGGCGGATCGGTCAAGGCAGCGAACATCGCCAGCTTCATGCGTGAGCCCGATGTCGATGGTGCACTCGTCGGAGGCGCGAGCCTCGTGGTCGACGAATTCGCCGCGATCATCCGCTTCGAGAAGCACGTAGGCGTGTGA
- the secG gene encoding preprotein translocase subunit SecG, with amino-acid sequence MDILEFVLQVVLGITSVLLTLLILLHKGRGGGLSDMFGGGMSSAVGSSGLAERNLNRFTVILALAWFVAIVALGLITKFEVI; translated from the coding sequence GTGGATATTCTCGAGTTCGTCCTGCAGGTGGTGCTGGGTATCACCAGCGTCCTGCTGACTCTCCTCATCCTGCTCCACAAGGGTCGCGGCGGCGGCCTGTCGGACATGTTCGGCGGCGGCATGTCGTCGGCCGTCGGGTCGTCGGGTCTCGCAGAGCGCAACCTCAACCGCTTCACGGTCATCCTCGCTCTCGCGTGGTTCGTGGCGATCGTCGCGCTCGGTCTCATCACGAAGTTCGAGGTAATCTGA
- a CDS encoding ATP-dependent Clp protease proteolytic subunit, which produces MAAEPLLATSVFDRLLKDRIIWLGSEVRDENANEICAKILLLAAEDSDKDIYLYINSPGGSITAGMAIYDTMQFVPNDIVTVGIGMAASMGQLLLTAGTKGKRYITPNARVLLHQPHGGFGGTSSDIQTQAQLITSMKNRLAEITAAQTGKSVEQINADGDRDRWFTADEALEYGFVDHIRDSATDVIGGGGTDQDIK; this is translated from the coding sequence ATGGCTGCAGAACCCCTCCTCGCTACGAGCGTCTTCGACAGACTGTTGAAGGACCGCATCATCTGGCTGGGATCGGAGGTGCGCGACGAGAACGCCAATGAGATCTGCGCGAAGATCCTCCTTCTCGCCGCGGAAGACTCCGACAAGGACATCTACCTCTACATCAACTCGCCCGGTGGGTCGATCACCGCCGGCATGGCGATCTACGACACGATGCAGTTCGTCCCGAACGACATCGTCACGGTCGGCATCGGCATGGCGGCGTCCATGGGACAGCTGCTGCTGACCGCGGGCACCAAGGGCAAGCGATACATCACCCCGAACGCCCGCGTGCTGCTGCACCAGCCGCACGGTGGCTTCGGCGGAACGTCGAGCGACATCCAGACGCAGGCCCAGCTGATCACGTCGATGAAGAACCGCCTCGCCGAGATCACCGCGGCGCAGACCGGCAAGTCGGTCGAGCAGATCAATGCCGACGGTGACCGCGACCGCTGGTTCACCGCCGACGAGGCGCTGGAGTACGGCTTCGTCGACCACATCCGCGACTCGGCCACCGACGTCATCGGCGGCGGCGGAACCGACCAGGACATCAAGTAA
- the whiA gene encoding DNA-binding protein WhiA, with product MALTTDVKAELVSIRNAPPTVRVAEVTSILRFAGGLHSIAGRVAVEAEVDAEILAQRVARDLAEIYGVRPEIAQVQSSTSNDGARWAVRVIASGETLARQTGLLDQRRRPVRGLPNRLTTGSRAEIAGLWRGAFLAAGTLSEPGRSAMLEVACPSSEAAMALVGAAHRLGVAAKAREVRGMPRVVVREGEAIRTILSEMGAQKTAVTWEEMRQRREVRAGVNRLVNFDDANLRRSAQAAVAACARVERALEILADEVPDHLKVAGELRLAHRDASLDELGHHADPPMTKDAVAGRIRRLLAMADKRAQQEGIPGTEAAVPAGLDV from the coding sequence GTGGCACTAACGACCGACGTCAAGGCTGAGCTGGTCAGCATCCGTAATGCACCCCCGACGGTGCGCGTCGCGGAGGTCACATCGATCCTCCGGTTCGCCGGCGGACTGCATTCCATCGCCGGGCGGGTCGCCGTCGAGGCCGAGGTGGATGCCGAGATCCTCGCGCAGCGTGTCGCTCGCGATCTCGCCGAGATCTACGGTGTCCGGCCGGAGATCGCCCAGGTGCAGTCGAGCACGTCCAACGACGGCGCCCGCTGGGCCGTCCGGGTGATCGCCTCGGGTGAGACCCTCGCCCGTCAGACGGGACTGCTCGACCAGCGTCGCCGCCCCGTCCGCGGGCTGCCCAATCGGCTGACGACCGGATCTCGTGCCGAGATCGCCGGCCTGTGGCGCGGCGCCTTCCTCGCCGCCGGAACGCTCAGCGAGCCCGGCAGGTCGGCCATGCTCGAGGTGGCGTGCCCGTCGTCCGAGGCGGCGATGGCCCTGGTCGGTGCCGCACACCGGCTGGGCGTTGCCGCCAAGGCTCGAGAGGTCCGCGGCATGCCGCGGGTGGTCGTGCGCGAGGGCGAGGCGATCCGCACCATCCTCAGTGAGATGGGGGCGCAGAAGACCGCGGTGACGTGGGAGGAGATGCGCCAGCGGCGCGAAGTGCGCGCGGGCGTGAACCGCCTCGTCAACTTCGACGACGCGAACCTGCGACGCTCGGCTCAGGCGGCGGTCGCGGCGTGCGCGCGCGTGGAGCGCGCGCTCGAGATCCTCGCCGACGAGGTGCCCGACCATCTGAAGGTCGCCGGTGAGCTGCGTCTCGCACACCGCGACGCGAGCCTCGACGAGCTGGGCCACCACGCCGATCCGCCGATGACCAAGGACGCCGTGGCCGGTCGCATCCGTCGTCTGCTCGCGATGGCCGACAAGCGCGCGCAGCAGGAGGGCATCCCGGGCACCGAGGCGGCCGTGCCCGCAGGGCTGGACGTCTGA
- a CDS encoding sugar-binding transcriptional regulator — MEDELTMVRVAELYYDEDKTQDEIGALLGLSRWKVGRLLTQARERGIVRIEIVHPRARRLGLERQLVERHGLAAAIVVPAPDGDDGTLERVAQAAADFLTAMRPVPRTLGVSWGRTLRAVAEALPEGWATGVTVVQLNGGVSLNRRSGGAAGLAVTIAQRASGHVSLLPSPAILERVETKQAIESDRTVAAVLEEAAEAQAFLFTAGPCDATSAHVENGYLTASDVEELARRGAVGDVLGRYIDADGNVVDPQLDARTVGVELSRLRGAERSIFVTAGDAKHDIARTVVSSGLCSVLVTDETTARALLEEQ, encoded by the coding sequence GTGGAAGACGAACTGACCATGGTCCGCGTCGCAGAGCTCTACTACGACGAGGACAAGACGCAGGACGAGATCGGCGCCCTCCTCGGCCTCTCGCGGTGGAAGGTGGGCCGTCTGCTCACCCAGGCTCGCGAGCGCGGCATCGTCCGCATCGAGATCGTGCATCCCCGCGCCCGGCGGCTCGGACTCGAGCGTCAGCTCGTCGAGCGACACGGGCTGGCTGCGGCCATCGTGGTGCCCGCGCCCGACGGCGATGACGGCACGCTCGAGAGGGTCGCCCAGGCCGCGGCCGACTTCCTCACCGCGATGCGCCCCGTTCCCCGCACGCTCGGCGTCAGCTGGGGACGCACGCTTCGTGCGGTCGCCGAAGCGCTGCCGGAAGGGTGGGCCACCGGGGTGACCGTCGTGCAGCTCAACGGAGGAGTGAGCCTGAACCGGCGATCCGGCGGGGCTGCGGGCCTCGCCGTGACGATCGCCCAGCGCGCATCCGGACACGTCTCGCTGCTCCCGAGCCCCGCGATCCTCGAACGGGTCGAGACCAAGCAGGCCATCGAATCCGACCGCACCGTCGCGGCGGTTCTCGAGGAGGCCGCAGAGGCCCAGGCGTTCCTGTTCACCGCAGGGCCCTGCGACGCCACCTCCGCCCACGTCGAGAACGGCTACCTCACGGCATCCGACGTCGAGGAGCTCGCGCGCCGCGGCGCCGTGGGCGATGTGCTCGGGCGGTACATCGACGCCGACGGCAACGTCGTCGACCCGCAGCTCGACGCCCGCACGGTCGGGGTGGAGCTCAGCCGGCTCCGCGGAGCCGAGCGCTCGATCTTCGTCACCGCCGGTGACGCCAAGCACGACATCGCACGCACGGTCGTCTCCAGCGGCCTGTGCAGCGTCCTCGTGACCGATGAGACCACAGCACGAGCATTGTTGGAGGAACAGTGA
- a CDS encoding phosphoglycerate kinase encodes MTLRTLDSLGSLEGTRVIVRCDLNVPLRDGIITDDGRVRASLPTLNALINAGARVVVCSHLGRPDGAPDPQYSLAPVAQRLSELLGKPVAFARDTVGESAHEAVSSLEDGGVVVIENLRFNPGETSKDDAERGDFAAQLAELGDVLVSDGFGVVHRKQASVYDLAELLPSAAGLLIATELDVLDRLTENPERPYAVVLGGSKVSDKLGVISHLLPRVDRILVGGGMLFTFLKAQGHAVASSLLEEDQLDTVRGYIAEAKERGVELVLPTDVVVASSFSADAEHEVTAADAIESTAFGASGIGLDIGPETAARFADVIRGSKTVFWNGPMGVFEFPAFAGGTKAVAQSLTEVDGLSVVGGGDSAAAVRQLGFTDDQFGHISTGGGASLEFLEGKKLPGLEVLGWV; translated from the coding sequence ATGACTCTGCGCACCCTGGATTCACTGGGTTCGCTCGAGGGCACGCGCGTCATCGTCCGTTGTGATCTCAACGTCCCGCTCCGGGACGGGATCATCACGGACGATGGCCGTGTCCGCGCCTCGCTGCCTACCCTCAACGCACTGATCAACGCGGGTGCCCGCGTGGTCGTGTGCTCGCACCTCGGACGCCCCGACGGGGCGCCCGACCCCCAGTACAGCCTCGCCCCGGTCGCCCAGCGGCTGTCCGAGCTGCTCGGCAAGCCGGTCGCGTTCGCGCGCGACACCGTCGGCGAGTCCGCGCACGAGGCCGTCTCCTCGCTCGAGGACGGCGGCGTCGTCGTCATCGAGAACCTGCGCTTCAACCCGGGGGAGACCTCGAAGGACGACGCGGAGCGCGGTGACTTCGCGGCCCAGCTCGCCGAGCTCGGCGATGTTCTGGTCTCCGACGGATTCGGCGTGGTCCACCGCAAGCAGGCGAGCGTCTACGACCTCGCCGAGCTGCTGCCCTCGGCAGCCGGACTCCTCATCGCGACCGAGCTCGACGTGCTGGATCGTCTCACCGAGAACCCGGAGCGCCCGTACGCGGTCGTGCTCGGCGGATCGAAGGTGAGCGACAAGCTCGGAGTGATCTCGCATCTGCTGCCTCGCGTGGATCGCATCCTCGTCGGTGGCGGGATGCTGTTCACCTTCCTGAAGGCGCAGGGCCACGCCGTGGCCTCCAGCCTCCTCGAAGAGGATCAGCTCGACACCGTGCGCGGATACATCGCGGAGGCGAAGGAGCGCGGCGTGGAGCTCGTGCTCCCCACCGACGTCGTCGTCGCCTCCTCGTTCTCGGCCGACGCCGAGCACGAGGTGACGGCTGCCGATGCCATCGAGAGCACCGCGTTCGGCGCCTCCGGCATCGGCCTCGACATCGGTCCGGAGACCGCCGCGCGGTTCGCCGACGTGATCCGCGGGTCCAAGACCGTGTTCTGGAACGGCCCGATGGGCGTGTTCGAGTTCCCGGCGTTCGCGGGCGGCACCAAAGCCGTCGCGCAGTCGCTCACCGAGGTCGACGGCCTCAGCGTCGTCGGCGGCGGCGATTCGGCCGCGGCCGTTCGTCAGCTCGGCTTCACCGACGACCAGTTCGGTCACATCTCGACCGGTGGCGGCGCCAGCCTCGAGTTCCTCGAGGGCAAGAAACTACCCGGCCTGGAGGTGCTCGGATGGGTGTGA
- a CDS encoding tetratricopeptide repeat protein yields the protein MEKSWDERIDEVWADASGDEVGDDTIARIDALAAERGSGDARAEFERAGARDSAGRPAEAVELYRRALALGLDEEHRPQCVIQLASSLRNLGEYDDALAVIRAEEELSADGPYRDAVATVHALILASAGRPAQGLSVALLALVPHLPRYHRSMTAYAHEIAELDG from the coding sequence ATGGAGAAGAGCTGGGACGAACGGATCGACGAGGTGTGGGCCGACGCCTCCGGGGATGAGGTCGGGGACGACACGATCGCGAGGATCGACGCCCTCGCCGCCGAGCGGGGGAGTGGCGATGCGCGCGCCGAGTTCGAACGCGCCGGTGCCCGCGACTCCGCCGGCCGCCCCGCCGAGGCCGTCGAGCTGTACCGGCGTGCGCTGGCACTGGGGCTCGACGAGGAGCACCGCCCGCAGTGCGTCATCCAGCTGGCGAGTTCGCTGCGCAACCTCGGCGAGTACGACGACGCTCTCGCCGTCATCCGCGCCGAGGAGGAGCTCTCTGCGGACGGCCCGTATCGGGACGCGGTGGCGACCGTGCACGCGCTGATCCTGGCGAGTGCGGGTCGTCCCGCGCAGGGTCTTTCGGTGGCCCTGCTCGCGCTGGTCCCGCATCTCCCGCGCTACCACCGCTCGATGACCGCGTACGCCCACGAGATCGCCGAGCTCGACGGCTGA